In Mercenaria mercenaria strain notata chromosome 14, MADL_Memer_1, whole genome shotgun sequence, the following are encoded in one genomic region:
- the LOC128548634 gene encoding uncharacterized protein LOC128548634 produces the protein MAADFSALLNSAMDCIGYSKRSIVSRADALNKLCEIFSKTLESVGIEMLLAGSKSEGVVPFHASDYDLMFVFNRCLCVDVGCHEDGLVIIETYNGDCPPGYTKLRPLNIEHVGNTEFLQLCTVYDISTGVILLKSSNFQQFLSLCNYVIPFYAGFQIKEATFSGPAISVTLQTNIVKGLKSASLYGDQVPALPYYSSSFLQEWTERERIFNWPSPVVIQEVSTMEGYVVTVGHKLSEEQNFEWRICYTTAERKLVSSLSEVKLKLYILLKMVNSDIIKPKVDCVSSYIIKNIIFWIAEWSPAYVFTPSKLTHMLLQCLRLLLHCLCNNCLPNYMIPSRNLLLGKINSEQKLQLISLLQELLNEGDKIVLRCDKLRNAMYIMHNDRSIATRFRLWRDEVEELFLIVNLKMVSKLKPNMMYQQSYIYDMFFEFWKDESYLTELFRLLNLLSVDVPTLLTKGTQGMEDVNTWINNLLS, from the coding sequence ATGGCGGCAGATTTCTCAGCCTTGCTAAATAGTGCAATGGACTGCATTGGTTACTCAAAAAGAAGTATTGTTTCAAGAGCTGATGctttaaataaattatgtgaaaTATTTAGCAAAACATTGGAATCTGTTGGGATAGAGATGTTACTTGCAGGAAGTAAATCAGAGGGAGTCGTTCCTTTTCACGCAAGCGACTATGACCTAATGTTTGTATTTAACCGTTGTCTTTGTGTTGATGTTGGCTGTCATGAAGATGGTCTTGTCATAATTGAAACATATAACGGAGACTGCCCACCTGGATATACAAAATTACGACCATTAAATATTGAACATGTAGGCAATACTGAATTTTTGCAATTGTGCACAGTATATGACATTTCAACAGGTGTTATCTTATTGAAAAGCTCTAACTTTCAGCAGTTTCTGTCCTTGTGTAATTATGTAATTCCATTTTATGCAGGTTTCCAAATTAAAGAAGCAACATTTAGTGGACCTGCGATATCTGTAACGCTTCAGACTAACATAGTAAAGGGTTTGAAATCAGCTAGTTTATATGGCGACCAAGTGCCCGCTCTACCTTATTATTCCTCGTCATTTCTGCAAGAGTGGACGGAACGTGAAAGAATATTCAATTGGCCGTCACCTGTTGTTATACAAGAAGTTTCGACCATGGAAGGGTATGTTGTTACGGTTGGACATAAGCTTAGTGAGGAGCAAAACTTTGAATGGAGAATATGTTATACGACTGCAGAGCGGAAATTGGTTTCCAGTTTAAGTGAAGTTAAACTTAAGCTTTATATATTATTGAAAATGGTAAACAGTGACATTATCAAACCTAAAGTGGACTGTGTAAGCTCATacataattaaaaatattattttctggaTAGCTGAATGGTCACCCGCGTATGTCTTTACTCCATCTAAGCTTACACATATGCTGCTACAGTGTTTGCGGCTTCTGTTACATTGTCTGTGTAATAATTGTCTTCCAAATTACATGATTCCAAGTCGAAACCTTTTACTTGGCAAGATCAATAGTGAACAGAAACTCCAACTTATAAGTCTTCTACAAGAACTTTTAAACGAGGGGGACAAAATTGTTCTCAGATGTGACAAATTGAGGAATGCCATGTATATAATGCATAATGATCGTTCTATTGCAACTAGATTTAGGTTGTGGCGAGACGAAGTTGAGGAGCTGTTTCTCATAGTTAATTTGAAAATGGTCTCTAAACTGAAACCAAATATGATGTATCAGCAGAGCTATATATACGATATGTTTTTTGAATTTTGGAAAGACGAATCGTATTTGACAGAACTATTTAGACTGCTTAATCTTTTATCTGTAGATGTACCAACGCTACTTACAAAAGGTACTCAAGGAATGGAGGACGTTAATACTTGGATAAACAATTTATTgtcataa
- the LOC123527968 gene encoding uncharacterized protein LOC123527968: MATNFSTLLNSAMDCIGYSKTMIVSRKELCNKYVSNYSQTCSGHLGGEVMLAGSKSEGVLPFYASDFDYMTVLNTCVCVDVGCQEDGLVVIETYNKGCPPGYTKLKLLNTENTLTAVILHMCSVYDISKGVVLLKSTDLQHIRALDYVAMPSYQGLGRKCLSVTGPAISLTIQPEVVKGMKTSNIYVDQVLAIRLYSSSVLQEWKERKRVFEWPSPDNIQDISTMEGYVVPVGPKYSEEQNFEWRICYTTAERKLVSSLSEVQLKLYILFKMVNREMIKPKVDCVSSYIIKNIIFWTVECSPADIFTPSNLIHTLLQCLRFLLHCLHNNYLPNYMIPSRNLLLGKIESEQKPKLKNRLRDILNEGEKCVLKCNKLGNAMFIIDSNRSLASRFRVWRDEVEELYLIFTLKMISKMQPSMLCQSTVFYDLLFEFWKDESFMNIITKLMNLLSIDGRSLLGNFFQNFEEIDTWMKQLFS, translated from the coding sequence ATGGCTACAAACTTCTCAACTTTGCTGAACTCTGCTATGGACTGCATTGGTTACTCGAAAACAATGATTGTTTCAAGAAAGGAATTATGTAATAAATACGTTAGCAACTATAGCCAGACATGCTCAGGACATCTTGGGGGAGAAGTGATGCTCGCCGGAAGTAAATCGGAAGGAGTCCTTCCTTTCTACGCTAGTGACTTCGACTATATGACTGTACTAAACACTTGTGTTTGTGTTGATGTTGGTTGTCAAGAAGATGGTTTAGTCGTCATTGAAACATACAATAAAGGATGCCCGCCTGGGTATACTAAATTGAAATTATTGAATACTGAAAATACATTGACAGCTGTTATTTTGCATATGTGCTCAGTGTATGACATTTCAAAAGGTGTTGTTTTATTAAAAAGCACTGACCTCCAACACATACGAGCCTTGGATTACGTCGCCATGCCTTCTTATCAAGGTCTTGGAAGAAAATGTTTAAGTGTTACTGGGCCAGCGATATCACTAACGATTCAACCTGAGGTTGTAAAAGGTATGAAAACTTCTAATATATATGTTGACCAAGTGTTGGCTATACGTTTATATTCCTCTTCAGTTCTTCAAGAGTGGAAGGAGCGCAAGAGGGTATTTGAATGGCCGTCTCCTGATAATATACAAGATATTTCAACAATGGAAGGATATGTTGTTCCTGTAGGTCCAAAGTATAGTGAGGAACAAAACTTTGAATGGAGAATATGTTATACGACTGCCGAACGGAAACTTGTTTCCAGTTTAAGTGAAGTACAACTTAAGctgtatatattatttaaaatggTAAACAGAGAAATGATTAAACCTAAAGTGGACTGTGTAAGCTCATACATAATCAAAAACATCATTTTCTGGACAGTTGAATGTTCACCTGCGGATATATTTACTCCTTCCAATCTAATACATACGTTGTTACAATGTTTGCGGTTTCTATTACATTGTTTACATAATAATTATCTCCCCAATTACATGATACCAAGTCGAAATCTTTTACTTGGCAAGATAGAAAGCGAACAGAAACCAAAACTTAAAAACCGTCTTCGAGATATTTTGAACGAAGGAGAGAAATGTGTCCTTAAATGTAACAAGCTGGGGAATGCTATGTTTATAATAGACAGTAACCGTTCTTTGGCGTCAAGATTTAGAGTATGGAGGGACGAAGTTGAAGAGCTGTATCtcatatttactttaaaaatgatcTCTAAAATGCAGCCAAGTATGTTGTGTCAGTCTACCGTCTTTTATGATCTACTTTTTGAATTTTGGAAAGACGAATCATTTATGAACATAATTACAAAACTGATGAATCTTTTGTCCATTGATGGCCGATCATTACTaggaaatttttttcaaaactttgaagAAATTGATACTTGGATGAAACAattgttttcataa